GCCTTCGCGATCTTGATGTACTCCTTGCGGCGTTCCTCGGTGAGCTCGGGGAACACGCAGCGGATCGTCTTGCCGTCGTTGGACGGGTTGACGCCGAGGTCGGAGTCGCGGATGGAGCGCTCGATCGCGTCGAGGGCGCCCACGTCGAAGGGGGTCACCAGGATCGTGCGAGCGTCCTGGGAGGCGAACGACGCGAGCTGCTGCAGCGGGGTCAGCGAGCCGTAGTACTCGGCGACGAGCTTGGAGAACATCGCCGGGTTCGCACGTCCGGCCCGGATCGCAGCGAACTCCTCGCGGGTCGCGTCGACCGACTTGCCCATCTTCTGATCGGCCTCGTTGAGGGTTTCGTTGATCACTGTGACTCCTTCTCTCCGCTGACGAGCGTCCCGATC
The DNA window shown above is from Marmoricola sp. OAE513 and carries:
- the frr gene encoding ribosome recycling factor, coding for MNETLNEADQKMGKSVDATREEFAAIRAGRANPAMFSKLVAEYYGSLTPLQQLASFASQDARTILVTPFDVGALDAIERSIRDSDLGVNPSNDGKTIRCVFPELTEERRKEYIKIAKAKTEDGKVSVRNIRRNAKQALDKLEKDGEVGKDDVTGAEKRLDGLTKKHTDEIDELLKKKEAELLEV